One genomic region from Anopheles bellator chromosome 2, idAnoBellAS_SP24_06.2, whole genome shotgun sequence encodes:
- the LOC131212249 gene encoding SRR1-like protein, which yields MRAKLSASEAEILQSEFFTDCLETIGPALLSIERIVCLGLGKFTECSTARYQLAFIRCLRDKFLPGLRGQFFDPVFGPSEIEALLSLDETVLQENLEGKYCAERRTLFYLPHCPKQIVNNVLWSNWQSDRLGNVTLISNSFASIVNNNPHRLLQTSAGYIVRAADFFDEVPLKNTFRFSDIFNDTSLHHLPLGATFPAGIWDNSEEPAYDTDDLELISKELVRQLVLSTKEKL from the exons ATGCG TGCAAAACTTAGCGCCTCCGAAGCCGAGATACTGCAATCGGAGTTTTTTACTGACTGCCTGGAGACTATCGGGCCGGCTCTTCTCAGCATCGAACGAATCGTTTGCCTGGGGCTCGGAAAATTTACCGAGTGTTCCACTGCTAGGTACCAGCTTGCGTTTATACGCTGTTTGCGCGACAAGTTTCTACCCGGCCTTCGTGGACAATTTTTCGATCCGGTCTTTGGGCCTTCGGAGATTGAAGCACTGCTGTCACTCGATGAAACCGTGCTGCAAGAGAATCTAGAAGGCAAGTACTGTGCAGAGCGCAGAACACTTTTCTATTTACCGCACTGTCCGAAGCAAATCGTCAATAACGTGCTCTGGAGCAATTGGCAGTCAGATCGCCTCGGCAACGTCACACTCATCAGCAACAGTTTTGCCAGCATTGTGAATAACAATCCTCACCGATTGTTGCAAACCAGCGCGGGATATATTGTGAGGGCGGCAGATTTTTTCGACGAGGTCCCACTCAAGAACACTTTTAGATTCAGCGACATTTTCAACGACACTTCGTTACATCACTTACCATTGGGGGCGACATTTCCGGCCGGAATTTGGGATAACAGCGAGGAACCCGCATACGATACGGACGATCTTGAACTTATTTCGAAAGAGCTTGTCCGGCAGCTTGTGCTCTCGACCAAGGAAAAACTGtaa
- the LOC131210034 gene encoding protein FMC1 homolog, whose product MATATKLVGSKTLKHLLTELKQISTGDGSASMAAKYITEQYRRFETTEQQHCRAKEELQFTADTYRCYLESVRRLKELSEVYRGKGERTVRDTADMVGFKLPHDPK is encoded by the coding sequence atggcgacggccaCCAAACTTGTAGGCAGCAAAACATTAAAGCACCTTTTAACTGAATTGAAACAGATCAGCACCGGCGATGGAAGTGCTTCGATGGCGGCCAAATATATTACCGAACAATACCGACGCTTCGAAACCACGGAACAGCAGCATTGTCGGGCCAAGGAGGAACTACAGTTTACGGCCGACACATACCGTTGCTACTTGGAGAGCGTACGTAGACTCAAAGAACTCAGCGAGGTTTATCGCGGCAAAGGCGAACGAACCGTTCGGGATACAGCAGACATGGTGGGTTTCAAACTGCCTCACGATCCTAAATAA
- the LOC131211005 gene encoding flap endonuclease GEN, whose translation MGVKDLWNLLTPYMERKPLFELSNKVVAIDLSGWVCESLNVVDYFVHPRFYLRNLFFRTCYLLQTGITPVFVLEGAAPPLKYGVIVKRNQTQFRGARPKKVNNCDKSGSVSSASRPADKQGQPSEQKRNRFHQVLKQCEELLNAMGLVCVQAPGEAEALCAYLNHDGHIYGVISQDSDCFAYGAVRVFRNFCASQTGGGSVDVYDLQRLDGSALKLGQEKIIAMALLTGCDYCPAGVLGVGREMVARFLSCCQNDSILAKIRSWRRTTDRLTELEVKVDDKNICSDCGHAGKLQQHRKSGCLDCQRSAGCDESRWKQQRANIKAELEIKRKALKDPNFPHEPIIEEFLTRPCELPTLDLSWKQPNLVKFTQSMSSYLQWNELYCFQKLLPLFTRWQIDSASVQNPKRSNVFLTPDYIKKKRAPKGIASYEIVWKDAHGLFRGLIPQEQIDAYLEEAGNTLENLWSTIEPHELVLIAYPELLDAFLLSKVKGKRKKVAKPSQTQTEKEKPKKKVTRKKKDEKQQRLSAFLKNPDTGSKEQDKATVQNDEENQVNLLNRSPPYMEDNVNLNLTAELEAIAEDRTANDTFNSSDVIDRLCRPNYLQRALVEYMELIETEKKSAALHELLSQSLALLPTDDDEDTPVQHRIVLKQNILNASLSSAHPEQTLPVARKTKRKSFFFEPIQVPPDGGDDGSMNPEMDMFECSLMLKDQIIIDQSVYDGEGLANQTIVYDIDF comes from the exons ATGGGTGTAAAGGATCTGTGGAACCTGCTAACGCCGTACATGGAGCGGAAGCCACTGTTCGAACTGAGTAACAAAGTGGTAGCCATCGATCTTTCCGGATGGGTGTGCGAAAGTTTAAATGTGGTAGACTATTTTGTACACCCTCGATTTTATCTGCG AAATTTATTCTTTCGCACGTGCTATCTGCTGCAAACGGGCATAACCCCCGTGTTCGTTTTGGAGGGCGCAGCACCACCGTTGAAGTATGGTGTGATTGTAAAACGGAATCAGACACAATTTCGAGGCGCACGTCCGAAGAAGGTTAACAACTGCGACAAATCGGGGAGCGTTTCTTCAGCATCACGACCGGCAGACAAGCAGGGCCAACCGTCGGAACAGAAGCGCAACCGATTCCATCAGGTTCTGAAACAATGCGAGGAGCTTCTAAACGCGATGGGGTTGGTTTGCGTGCAAGCCCCAGGCGAAGCGGAAGCCCTCTGTGCGTATTTGAATCACGACGGCCACATCTACGGTGTGATCAGCCAAGACTCAGACTGCTTCGCCTATGGCGCGGTGCGCGTTTTTCGTAACTTTTGTGCCTCACAAACTGGTGGCGGTTCGGTCGATGTGTACGACTTGCAGCGCTTGGATGGTAGCGCCCTGAAGCTGGGCCAAGAAAAAATCATTGCCATGGCCTTGCTCACTGGCTGCGATTACTGCCCGGCAGGGGTTTTGGGGGTGGGCCGCGAAATGGTGGCACGATTTTTATCCTGTTGCCAAAATGATTCCATTTTGGCCAAGATACGATCGTGGCGCCGGACAACCGATCGGTTGACGGAACTGGAGGTGAAGGTAgacgataaaaatatttgcaGCGACTGTGGGCACGCGGgaaagctgcagcagcatcgaaaGTCGGGGTGCCTAGATTGTCAAAGGAGCGCCGGTTGCGATGAGTCTAGATGGAAGCAGCAGCGCGCGAACATCAAAGCGGAACTAGAGATCAAACGGAAAGCACTTAAAGATCCCAATTTTCCGCACGAGCCCATCATAGAGGAGTTTCTAACGAGGCCGTGTGAGCTGCCCACGCTGGATTTATCGTGGAAACAACCCAATCTTGTCAAGTTCACC CAAAGCATGTCCTCGTACCTGCAGTGGAACGAGCTGTACTGCTTCCAAAAGCTACTCCCGCTGTTCACCCGTTGGCAAATCGATTCCGCGAGTGTCCAGAACCCCAAACGATCCAACGTATTCCTGACACCCGATTACATTAAAAAGAAACGTGCGCCCAAAGGAATCGCAAGCTATGAAATCGTTTGGAAAGATGCTCACGGATTATTTCGCGGGCTGATACCACAGGAACAGATTGACGCTTACTTGGAAGAGGCGGGAAATACCTTGGAAAACCTTTGGAGCACGATCGAGCCCCACGAGTTGGTGCTAATAGCATATCCTGAGCTGCTCGATGCGTTTCTTCTGTCCAAGGTGAAAGGAAAACGCAAAAAGGTGGCCAAACCCTCTCAAACCCagaccgaaaaagaaaaaccgaaaaagaaagttaccagaaaaaagaaggacgaaAAGCAGCAGCGCTTGAGCGCTTTTCTGAAAAATCCGGACACAGGATCCAAAGAGCAGGATAAAGCAACGGTCCAGAATGATGAGGAAAACCAAGTGAATTTACTTAACAGATCGCCACCGTATATGGAGGATAATGTTAATTTGAACCTAACGGCCGAACTAGAGGCGATTGCGGAGGACCGCACTGCGAACGATACGTTCAATTCGTCAGATGTAATCGACCGTTTGTGTCGCCCAAACTATTTGCAGCGGGCACTCGTTGAGTACATGGAACTAATCGAAACTGAAAAGAAATCCGCTGCACTGCACGAGCTGCTTTCTCAAAGTTTGGCTCTGCTGCcgaccgacgatgacgaagacaCACCGGTACAGCATCGCATAGTACTGAAGcagaacattttgaatgcttCCTTAAGCAGTGCACATCCGGAACAAACGTTACCGGTTGCGAGAaagacgaaaagaaaaagcttTTTCTTCGAGCCAATCCAAGTTCCtccggatggtggtgatgatggttctATGAACCCTGAAATGGATATGTTCGAGTGTTCGCTTATGCTAAAAGATCAGATCATCATCGACCAGTCTGTCTACGATGGGGAAGGATTGGCCAATCAGACAATTGTTTACGATATAGATTTTTAG
- the LOC131212453 gene encoding translationally-controlled tumor protein homolog: MKIWKDIFTGDEMFSDTYKVKLVDNVMYEVYGKHVSRTMGDVQLDGANPSAEEADEGTDAATESGVDIVLNHRLVETGFSDKKQFTTYLKDYMKKLVTRLEEKSPEEVEVFKTNINKVMKDLLGRFKDLQFFTGESMDCDGLIAMLEYRDIDGDSVPVLLCFKHGLEEEKF, from the exons atgaaaatttggAAGGATATCTTCACCG GTGACGAGATGTTCTCGGACACCTACAAGGTGAAGCTGGTCGACAATGTGATGTACGAGGTCTACGGAAAGCACGTTTCCCGCACCATGGGAGACGTGCAGCTGGATGGTGCTAACCCGTCGGCCGAAGAAGCCGACGAAGGGACGGACGCAGCTACCGAGAGCGGTGTAGATATTGTGCTGAACCACCGTCTGGTGGAGACTGGCTTCTCCGACAAAAAGCAGTTCACCACCTACCTGAAGGACTACATGAAGAA GCTCGTCACTCGGCTTGAGGAAAAATCGCCCGAGGAGGTAGAAGTGTTCAAAACGAACATTAACAAGGTAATGAAGGATCTGCTCGGTCGCTTCAAGGATCTGCAATTCTTCACCGGTGAATCGATGGACTGCGACGGATTGATTGCCATGCTGGAGTACCGTGACATCGACGGAGATTCCGTGCCTGTGCTGCTATGCTTCAAGCACGGCCTGGAGGAGGAAAAGTTCTAA
- the LOC131210271 gene encoding protein zwilch: MSDLANVYNLLRTKYEDNAFSMRYPPTYIRELTERNDKIVFAFVEHNAPIKKEREMSLSPPKTVDRSMSDDLDLTGSPLKDDVILDELEITEDGVRQLKNWTSEEETLGPLSTESARALFQCFINLDCRVGSGELWALCADNDMDRTVLLQLSVYPADARNDLKFGRGVVRFAGQHPCSSVTMAQLRSVHRQRAAGMTHMPKIYIRQWYNLYPHLSVRLSWHTLHETATFTAESKAQVRISQRLSVNSGEFGKSTCLTGYLVSQLQLLSLLSEKIVDIRANRVSGYELYGLTTTSETLEFVKDKINSILCKFQAVELPCFTFSTIAKMVQQVGERNLTDVMERLYDVLILCLNYDDLKACIDYIFQLSAHANIVNIPSTGTRFAQLIQAMIQDRLDVPTLASSEPYELLLEVGFSKLMHDYQLIFAECGFYELEFETLFHPQLTNARKSRYAADSVGRSDKSFAGPGAGRTGLGLLPQPGEMLGVREKSIPVRHFDEDEVRAKLNRLAQVHLLIEHLLSLEEFVNIPSIYGRACEVYLAQLPLSYSQVYHRESDLLELDVNEGKLISLTKNLLPCSRRVTMSSANVLQKLETVFYQNSQPIFPDRFFPQFKQQEDTTEEQMFWCLEYDKIERL; the protein is encoded by the exons ATGAGTGATTTGGCCAACGTTTACAATCTGCTGCGTACAAAGTACGAAGATAATGCGTTCAGTATGCGCTACCCGCCGACGTACATTCGCGAGTTAACGGAGCGCAACGATAAAATCGTCTTTGCTTTCGTTGAG CATAATGCTCCGATCAAGAAAGAACGTGAAATGTCCCTAAGCCCTCCTAAAACCGTCGACCGCAGCATGTCCGATGATCTGGATTTAACGGGGTCACCACTAAAAGATGATGTTATTCTCGATGAGCTTGAAATCACGGAAGATGGTGTGCGCCAACTTAAAAACTGGACTTCCGAGGAAGAAACCCTCGGCCCACTGAGCACAGAGTCGGCGCGCGCATTGTTCCAGTGTTTTATAAATCTTGATTGTCGCGTTGGATCCGGAGAACTGTGGGCCCTCTGTGCGGACAACGACATGGATCGGACGGTCCTGCTGCAGCTCTCTGTGTACCCGGCCGATGCGCGAAACGATCTAAAGTTTGGTCGCGGTGTGGTTCGCTTTGCCGGTCAGCATCCTTGCAGCAGTGTTACGATGGCGCAACTTCGAAGCGTTCATCGACAGCGTGCTGCGGGCATGACACATATGCCGAAAATTTACATCCGCCAGTGGTACAACCTATACCCTCATCTCTCGGTTCGGCTCAGCTGGCACACGCTGCACGAGACCGCTACGTTTACAGCGGAAAGCAAAGCGCAGGTTCGCATCAGCCAACGGCTATCGGTTAATAGCGGCGAGTTTGGCAAATCTACATGCTTGACCGGTTACCTCGTCAGCCAGCTACAACTGTTGTCGCTGCTGAGTGAGAAAATTGTGGACATTCGCGCTAATCGCGTTTCCGGTTATGAACTATATGGCTTGACCACAAC TTCAGAAACACTAGAGTTCGTCAAGGATAAGATCAACAGTATTCTGTGCAAGTTTCAGGCGGTTGAATTGCCGTGCTTTACATTCAGCACCATCGCAAAAATGGTCCAGCAGGTTGGCGAACGTAATCTAACCGACGTGATGGAGCGCCTTTATGATGTGCTAATTT TATGTCTGAATTACGACGATTTGAAAGCATGCATCGACTACATCTTTCAACTGTCTGCTCACGCGAACATTGTG AACATACCATCAACCGGCACTCGCTTCGCTCAGCTCATACAAGCGATGATACAAGACCGGCTAGACGTTCCCACTTTGGCCTCATCCGAACCGTACGAACTGCTTCTGGAGGTCGGCTTTTCCAAGCTAATGCATGACTATCAGCTGATATTCGCGGAATGTGGATTCTACGAGCTGGAGTTTGAAACCCTCTTCCACCCGCAATTGACAAACGCTCGCAAATCCCGTTACGCTGCGgactccgtcggtcggtcggacaaAAGTTTCGCaggtcccggggccggccgcaCTGGTCTTGGACTGCTGCCACAGCCGGGAGAAATGTTGGGAGTGCGCGAAAAGTCGATCCCGGTGCGCCAtttcgacgaggacgaagtGCGCGCCAAGCTAAACCGATTAGCACAGGTGCACCTGCTGATAGAGCATTTGCTGTCTCTCGAAGAATTCGTTAACATTCCATCGATTTATGGACGTGCCTGTGAAGTCTATTTGGCCCAGCTTCCCCTGAGCTACAGTCAGGTATACCACCGGGAAAGCGACCTTCTCGAGTTGGACGTTAACGAAGGGAAGTTAATCAGCCTTACCAAGAATCTACTGCCATGTTCAAGACGCGTTACGATGTCCTCCGCCAATGTGCTACAGAAGCTAGAAACCGTATTTTATCAGAATTCGCAACCGATCTTTCCGGACCGTTTTTTCCCACAGTTTAAGCAGCAAGAAGACACAACAGAAGAGCAGATGTTCTGGTGCCTCGAGTATGATAAAATAGAGCGCCTGTAA
- the LOC131208550 gene encoding dolichyldiphosphatase 1-like, producing MNTADALLAAEQSSCTGTGSLGTEWQPITLTLVEYPKGDFIGKLLAWISLAPLGIGAGFVALILFRRDLHTIVFFVGTLVNECINMLLKHWIKEPRPVSRAQIWTEYGMPSSHSQFMCFFSTYVLLFIFIRLHHMNNSSSARIERIVRVLMLVICWAASFLVCFGRVYLLYHTVRQVLIGAIVGAVVGALWFLLTHCILTPYFPMVVTWRIAELFLLRDTTLIPNVLWFEYTATRQEARARSRKLVSMKSQ from the exons ATGAACACCGCGGATGCGCTCCTTGCAGCCGAACAATCTTCTTGCACAGGAACCGGAAGTTTAGGAACCGAATGGCAGCCGATTACCTTAACGTTGGTAGAATATCCTAAAG GTGACTTTATAGGAAAACTGCTCGCATGGATTAGCCTGGCTCCGCTCGGTATTGGGGCCGGCTTCGTAGCGCTTATACTTTTCCGACGAGACCTGCACACGATAGTGTTCTTCGTCGGTACGCTGGTGAACGAGTGCATCAACATGCTGCTGAAGCACTGGATCAAGGAACCGCGACCCGTTTCGAGGGCACAAATTTGGACCGAATACGGCATGCCTTCCTCTCACTCGCAGTTCATGTGCTTTTTCTCCACCTACGTGTTACTATTTATCTTTATAAG ACTGCATCACATGAACAATAGTAGCAGTGCGCGGATCGAACGAATCGTTCGGGTGCTGATGCTGGTTATTTGCTGGGCAGCATCATTTCTCGTGTGCTTCGGTCGAGTGTATCTGCTGTACCACACGGTGCGGCAAGTGCTGATCGGTGCCATCGTCGGTGCGGTGGTCGGCGCACTGTGGTTCCTGCTGACGCACTGCATACTCACGCCCTACTTCCCCATGGTCGTAACGTGGCGCATTGCGGAGCTGTTTCTGCTGCGGGACACGACCCTTATCCCGAACGTGTTGTGGTTCGAATACACCGCAACCCGACAGGAAGCTCGGGCACGGTCCCGCAAGCTGGTGAGCATGAAATCTCAGTGA